A genomic window from bacterium includes:
- a CDS encoding glycoside hydrolase, whose protein sequence is MSVAARFSLLFRCTFTALTALCVLSAPVHAQSPDNEIVLRIDPTPEYPRNSEGSFVTLGDGSILYAYTQFYGGAADHGAARIAGIESRDGGATWSAKPRVIVENYGDQNVMSVSFLRLRSGKIALFYIVKNSFHDCRPCMQVSTDEGKTWSEPRMLFETPGYFVLNNDRVIQLSEGRLIVPVAFHRSIYRKGQKDMDYRAIDIWYLSDDEGETWYEADTWWAAPAVTTSGLQEPGVVELSDGALFSWSRTDLGCQYGCRSTDRGKTWTAPEPTSLISPVSPASIKMIPGTSDLLAVYNDHSGRFPFAEKRRNPLVVAISKDGGKTWPIAKMIESDLDGHFCYTAIHFTGDSVLLAYCAGSLTNKDMYGLNPHRIRKIRIDWLYK, encoded by the coding sequence ATGTCCGTCGCAGCCCGTTTCTCACTGCTTTTCCGCTGTACTTTCACCGCGCTCACTGCTCTGTGTGTCCTCAGCGCTCCCGTTCATGCCCAGTCGCCGGACAACGAAATCGTGCTCAGGATCGATCCGACGCCCGAATATCCCCGCAACTCCGAAGGCTCGTTCGTCACCCTTGGCGATGGCTCCATTCTGTACGCCTATACCCAGTTCTACGGCGGCGCGGCGGATCACGGCGCTGCGCGAATTGCCGGTATCGAGTCGCGGGACGGCGGCGCGACATGGTCCGCAAAGCCCCGTGTCATCGTCGAGAACTACGGCGACCAGAATGTCATGAGCGTCTCGTTCCTCCGCCTCCGGAGCGGGAAAATCGCCCTGTTCTATATCGTCAAGAACAGCTTTCACGATTGCCGCCCCTGCATGCAGGTATCGACCGACGAGGGGAAAACGTGGTCCGAGCCGCGAATGCTGTTCGAAACGCCCGGATATTTCGTCCTCAACAACGACCGTGTGATCCAGCTTTCGGAGGGCCGCCTCATAGTTCCCGTTGCCTTCCACCGCTCGATTTACCGCAAGGGGCAGAAGGACATGGATTACCGCGCGATCGACATCTGGTACCTGTCCGATGACGAGGGCGAAACCTGGTACGAAGCGGACACATGGTGGGCTGCTCCGGCTGTCACCACGAGCGGGCTTCAGGAGCCCGGTGTGGTCGAGCTGAGCGATGGCGCCCTGTTCTCGTGGTCGCGGACCGATCTGGGCTGTCAGTACGGCTGCCGTTCGACCGATCGGGGGAAGACATGGACAGCGCCCGAACCGACAAGCCTGATTTCCCCCGTTTCCCCGGCAAGCATCAAAATGATTCCCGGAACATCCGATCTTCTTGCGGTCTACAACGACCATTCGGGACGGTTCCCGTTTGCTGAAAAGCGGCGAAATCCCCTCGTTGTCGCGATTTCAAAGGACGGCGGCAAAACCTGGCCCATCGCGAAGATGATCGAGAGCGACCTCGACGGCCATTTCTGTTATACGGCGATACATTTCACCGGGGACAGCGTCCTGCTCGCCTACTGCGCCGGTTCGCTCACCAATAAGGACATGTACGGCCTCAACCCGCACCGAATCCGAAAGATACGAATAGACTGGCTGTATAAGTGA